The following proteins are co-located in the Fluviicola sp. genome:
- the prmC gene encoding peptide chain release factor N(5)-glutamine methyltransferase, with translation MVRDLKEITAIWAEKLEKYYSEREIRNLLLIVLEDSLGFNRSELLVSREIELAEKQEEELEQILVRLQTGEPVQYVIGFTYFDDLKIGVAPGVLIPRPETEELVSWIAETISGRENPEIEDWCTGSGCIALALKNRKPGARVKGTDISPEALQIAKNNAKELELEVEFELRNALKAEKTTGVDLIVSNPPYIPWQEKEQMHQNVTEFEPDLALFVPNEDPLLFYRSLAEYAAKSLNDKGYLFFELHENYGQETKTMVEELGFSAVEIRKDLQGKDRMLKAQWLVDRIE, from the coding sequence ATGGTACGGGATCTCAAAGAAATTACTGCGATTTGGGCTGAAAAGCTGGAGAAATACTATTCGGAACGTGAAATCCGGAACCTGCTGCTGATAGTTTTGGAGGATTCTTTGGGGTTTAACCGGTCTGAATTATTGGTTTCCCGGGAAATAGAACTTGCGGAAAAGCAGGAGGAGGAACTGGAACAAATTTTAGTCAGGCTTCAAACCGGAGAACCTGTTCAATATGTGATAGGTTTCACGTATTTCGATGATCTGAAGATTGGCGTAGCTCCCGGAGTGCTGATTCCTCGTCCGGAAACGGAGGAATTGGTGTCCTGGATCGCAGAAACTATTTCCGGCAGGGAAAATCCGGAAATAGAAGATTGGTGTACCGGATCAGGATGCATTGCGTTGGCATTGAAAAACCGGAAACCGGGTGCACGGGTAAAAGGAACGGATATTTCTCCCGAAGCATTGCAGATCGCTAAAAACAATGCGAAAGAACTGGAACTCGAAGTCGAATTCGAACTGCGAAATGCCCTGAAAGCTGAGAAAACAACGGGAGTTGATCTGATTGTTTCAAACCCGCCCTATATTCCCTGGCAGGAAAAAGAGCAAATGCACCAAAATGTAACGGAATTCGAACCGGATTTGGCGCTTTTTGTCCCAAATGAAGATCCGTTATTGTTTTACCGGTCTCTGGCTGAATATGCCGCGAAAAGTCTCAATGATAAAGGATATTTGTTCTTTGAGCTGCATGAGAATTACGGGCAGGAAACCAAAACGATGGTGGAGGAATTGGGTTTTAGCGCGGTAGAAATCCGCAAAGACCTGCAAGGCAAGGATCGCATGCTGAAAGCTCAATGGCTGGTTGACCGTATCGAATGA
- a CDS encoding LysM peptidoglycan-binding domain-containing protein, whose product MRGIKFIFLSILVSSQTLYAQSDTEPEVEKPDSMAVVPIKKILQVPVFQKFNPDTIQLAENDFLVSDSYTAMGQRYVYDALHSFNRRRMDGFGGFLNDKINAGLAEVRSRGFNSDLKKLYIQIDPSTLTVYWTAVVGPSLDGRCYMSVDSRGSAGGGLPAVQKQCPRMHRLHTALNPVKVLEFNDNVLQCYTWDGAKIDTVTHAINIQQHFYKYYDPQIGNSVTLAEVVQKETESGASLLVAAKPSVPAAHYKRYTVKSGDTLSQIAVKFHTTPTRIKNANHLRSYLIRVGQTLKIPN is encoded by the coding sequence GTGAGGGGGATCAAATTCATTTTTTTAAGTATTCTGGTTAGTAGTCAAACGCTTTACGCGCAATCCGACACGGAACCGGAGGTTGAAAAACCAGACTCGATGGCGGTTGTTCCTATTAAAAAGATCTTGCAGGTTCCTGTTTTCCAGAAATTCAATCCGGATACGATTCAGCTTGCAGAAAATGATTTCCTGGTTTCGGATTCGTATACTGCCATGGGCCAGCGATATGTGTATGACGCTTTACATTCTTTTAATCGCAGAAGAATGGACGGATTCGGAGGATTTTTAAACGACAAGATCAATGCCGGATTAGCAGAAGTGCGCAGCAGAGGCTTTAATTCCGATCTGAAGAAGTTATACATTCAAATCGATCCTTCTACTTTGACGGTATACTGGACTGCTGTAGTGGGGCCAAGTCTTGACGGAAGATGCTACATGAGCGTCGACAGCCGTGGTTCTGCCGGTGGCGGATTACCTGCCGTTCAAAAACAATGTCCGCGCATGCACCGCTTACACACCGCATTGAATCCTGTGAAAGTATTGGAATTTAATGATAACGTTCTGCAATGCTATACCTGGGACGGAGCTAAGATCGATACGGTAACGCATGCAATAAACATTCAGCAGCATTTTTATAAATATTACGATCCGCAAATCGGGAATTCTGTAACGCTTGCAGAAGTGGTACAAAAAGAGACAGAATCGGGAGCATCTTTACTGGTTGCTGCCAAACCTTCGGTTCCGGCTGCGCATTACAAGCGTTACACGGTTAAATCGGGCGATACGCTTTCACAAATTGCCGTGAAGTTCCATACGACTCCGACACGAATTAAAAATGCCAATCATTTGCGTTCTTATTTGATCCGTGTTGGTCAGACGCTGAAAATTCCGAATTAA
- a CDS encoding pseudouridine synthase — translation MSENKFIPFKSDVSAIPRPEKFTFPFYYDPHELAVRAMDQVQDYLQTQTEWTHNFGLDDAQQGLVIGKMFGVLVVENKQGELGFLAAFSGKLADSNEFDYFVPPVFDLLDSKGFFRKEEVIINNVTLEIERLENEETYLHAKTNLALETVAYQAELQKYKKEIKEAKARRKQLREQASNLNATELETLLEDLRKQSIREQYFLKDFTDSGKKKIAALTEVVDSFENQLNELREKRKNMSNTLQGEIFDSYYFLNAKKERRSLQSIFQNTIDHKPPAGAGECAAPKLLQYAFENDLKPVCLGEFWWGASPKSEVRVHKQVYPACRGKCEPILGHMLQGIETDENPMLQNPAENKELEIVFEDDYLVIVNKPAEFLSVPGKNIEDSVYTRMKERYPLATGPLIVHRLDMSTSGILVLAKEKKVHMHLQKQFIKRNVQKRYVALLDGKVEGDSGTIDLPLRVDLDDRPRQLVCYEHGKRAVTKWEVVERRNNQTLIYFYPITGRTHQLRVHSAHVLGLNAPIIGDDLYGSKESRLHLHAQFLQFTHPVTKEAVKIKVDAEFA, via the coding sequence ATGTCCGAAAACAAGTTTATTCCTTTCAAATCAGACGTATCAGCAATTCCGCGTCCTGAAAAATTTACATTCCCGTTTTATTACGATCCGCACGAACTGGCTGTCAGAGCAATGGACCAGGTTCAGGATTACCTGCAAACCCAAACCGAATGGACACACAATTTCGGATTGGATGATGCACAGCAAGGATTGGTGATCGGGAAAATGTTTGGGGTGTTGGTGGTTGAAAACAAACAAGGTGAATTAGGCTTTTTAGCTGCGTTTTCCGGAAAGCTGGCCGATTCCAATGAATTCGATTATTTCGTTCCGCCTGTTTTTGACTTGCTCGATTCAAAAGGGTTCTTCCGGAAAGAAGAAGTCATTATCAATAACGTGACCCTTGAAATTGAACGCCTGGAAAACGAAGAAACATACCTGCATGCAAAGACAAACCTCGCATTAGAAACAGTAGCTTACCAGGCAGAATTACAGAAGTATAAAAAGGAAATCAAGGAAGCAAAAGCCCGGCGAAAACAGCTGCGCGAACAGGCAAGTAATTTGAATGCAACCGAATTGGAAACTTTGCTGGAAGATTTGAGGAAACAATCCATTCGCGAGCAATACTTCCTGAAAGACTTTACGGATTCCGGGAAGAAAAAGATCGCAGCTTTAACTGAAGTGGTCGATTCGTTTGAAAATCAGTTGAATGAATTGCGCGAAAAGCGTAAAAACATGTCAAACACCCTGCAAGGCGAAATTTTCGATTCGTATTACTTTTTGAATGCTAAAAAAGAGCGAAGAAGCCTGCAGAGCATTTTTCAAAATACCATCGACCATAAACCACCTGCAGGAGCAGGAGAATGTGCTGCTCCGAAATTGCTACAATATGCTTTTGAAAATGACCTGAAACCTGTTTGCCTGGGCGAATTTTGGTGGGGAGCTTCTCCGAAGTCGGAAGTGCGCGTACACAAGCAGGTTTATCCGGCTTGCCGCGGAAAATGCGAACCGATTCTGGGGCACATGCTTCAGGGAATTGAAACGGACGAAAACCCGATGCTTCAGAATCCGGCGGAAAACAAAGAACTGGAAATTGTTTTCGAAGATGATTACCTGGTAATTGTCAATAAACCGGCGGAATTTCTTTCGGTGCCCGGTAAAAACATCGAAGATTCGGTGTATACCCGCATGAAGGAAAGATATCCGCTTGCTACCGGCCCGTTAATTGTGCACCGGTTGGATATGTCCACTTCCGGGATTTTGGTACTTGCCAAAGAGAAGAAAGTACACATGCATTTGCAGAAACAATTCATCAAACGCAACGTACAAAAACGCTATGTAGCACTTTTGGACGGAAAGGTGGAAGGAGATTCGGGAACTATCGATTTGCCGCTGCGTGTGGACCTGGATGACAGGCCGCGCCAATTGGTTTGTTACGAACACGGCAAGCGTGCCGTTACCAAATGGGAAGTCGTAGAACGAAGAAACAACCAAACTCTGATCTATTTTTACCCGATAACCGGAAGAACGCATCAGCTGCGCGTTCATTCGGCACATGTACTGGGATTAAACGCACCGATAATCGGAGACGACCTGTACGGAAGCAAAGAATCGCGTCTTCACCTGCATGCGCAGTTCCTGCAATTCACGCATCCGGTTACAAAAGAAGCTGTTAAGATCAAAGTCGACGCAGAGTTTGCATAG
- a CDS encoding (4Fe-4S)-binding protein, translating into MSDKPIIKEYSNEEITVIWKPESCIHSTVCWKQATGLPDVFQPSTKPWIKLEGGTTAEIIKQVDKCPSGALSYRMKNEQKEVVQSNVVETLPNGPLLVYGSITVKHHGSEELKESKVTAFCRCGASSNKPYCDGTHVQINFSD; encoded by the coding sequence ATGTCAGATAAACCGATAATCAAAGAATATTCCAACGAAGAAATTACTGTCATCTGGAAGCCGGAAAGTTGCATCCATTCTACTGTTTGCTGGAAACAGGCAACCGGATTGCCGGACGTTTTTCAACCTTCTACCAAGCCCTGGATTAAACTGGAAGGCGGCACCACTGCAGAAATTATCAAACAAGTCGACAAGTGCCCGAGCGGAGCATTGAGTTACCGGATGAAAAACGAACAAAAAGAAGTTGTTCAGTCAAATGTGGTGGAAACGTTACCAAACGGCCCGCTATTGGTTTACGGAAGTATTACGGTAAAACATCACGGTTCGGAAGAGTTGAAAGAAAGCAAGGTAACTGCCTTTTGCCGTTGTGGAGCGTCTTCCAATAAACCTTATTGCGACGGAACACACGTGCAAATCAATTTCTCGGATTGA